A single Bacillus sp. HMF5848 DNA region contains:
- a CDS encoding Crp/Fnr family transcriptional regulator, protein MLSHETTAPIISDQLKELLQSASVKIPIKKGTFLFQEGEKAADIFLLESGRVQISKMNADGRELTLRICSKDDLVGELTLFSDEATYLLNAKVLEAGEASVIKKSQLEQKLMENGKLAFEFMKWMSDHFRKTQTKFRDLVLNGKKGALYSTLIRLTNTYGVKTENGILIDIPLTNQELANFCATSREGTNRMLSDLRKQGVISIDKLKITIHDLEYLKDEINCERCPIVYCTID, encoded by the coding sequence ATGTTATCTCACGAAACTACAGCACCTATTATTTCGGACCAATTAAAGGAGCTTTTACAGAGTGCAAGTGTGAAGATTCCAATTAAAAAAGGGACGTTTTTATTTCAAGAAGGTGAAAAAGCTGCAGACATCTTCTTATTAGAAAGCGGACGAGTTCAAATAAGCAAGATGAACGCTGATGGTCGCGAGCTAACATTGCGAATTTGTTCCAAGGATGATTTAGTGGGAGAACTTACTTTATTTTCTGATGAGGCTACGTATTTACTTAATGCAAAGGTGTTAGAAGCGGGAGAGGCTTCGGTCATAAAAAAATCACAGTTAGAGCAAAAACTTATGGAGAATGGAAAACTTGCGTTTGAGTTCATGAAGTGGATGAGCGATCATTTTCGCAAAACGCAAACAAAATTCCGCGACTTAGTACTTAATGGTAAAAAAGGAGCTCTATACTCAACCCTTATAAGGCTCACAAATACGTATGGTGTGAAAACGGAAAATGGTATTCTTATAGATATTCCACTTACAAACCAAGAGCTTGCAAACTTCTGTGCAACTAGCCGAGAAGGAACAAATCGGATGCTGAGTGACCTCCGCAAGCAAGGTGTTATTTCAATTGATAAATTAAAAATAACTATACATGATCTTGAATACTTAAAGGATGAGATCAACTGCGAACGCTGTCCTATTGTATATTGTACGATTGACTAA
- the yqeH gene encoding ribosome biogenesis GTPase YqeH, with amino-acid sequence MEEKLICAGCGVPIQTNDEKEIGFAPASALNKETIICQRCFRLKHYNEIQDVSLTDDDFLKILNGLGQSNGLIVKIVDIFDFNGSWLPGLHRFVGNNPILLIGNKADLLPRSVKSSKVIQWMRRAAKELGLKPIDVLLVSADKKQGLDEAIQAIEYYRKEQDVYVVGCTNVGKSTFINAIIQRVSGEKDVITTSHFPGTTLDLIEIPLDDDKAIYDTPGIINHHQMAHYVNKNELKIITPRSEIKPKVFQLNERQTLFFGGVARFDYVAGGRRALICHVSNQLIIHRTKLEKADELYNRQKGELLTPPGKEDIDKFPPLVAHNFSIKEEKTDIVFSGLGWVTVEAGAQVVAHVPKGVSVITRPSLI; translated from the coding sequence TTGGAAGAGAAATTAATTTGTGCTGGGTGCGGAGTACCTATTCAAACTAATGACGAAAAGGAAATTGGTTTCGCTCCAGCTTCAGCTCTTAATAAGGAAACAATTATATGTCAGAGATGTTTTCGCTTAAAACACTATAATGAGATACAAGATGTATCACTAACAGATGATGACTTTCTAAAAATCTTGAATGGTTTAGGCCAAAGCAACGGTTTAATTGTTAAGATTGTTGATATTTTTGATTTTAACGGTAGTTGGTTACCAGGCTTACATCGTTTCGTTGGAAATAATCCTATTTTATTAATTGGAAACAAAGCTGATTTATTGCCTAGGTCTGTCAAGAGTTCAAAAGTCATTCAATGGATGCGTCGTGCTGCTAAGGAATTAGGTTTAAAGCCTATAGATGTGCTATTAGTGAGTGCAGACAAAAAGCAAGGCTTAGATGAAGCGATTCAAGCAATAGAGTACTATCGAAAAGAACAGGATGTTTACGTAGTTGGCTGTACAAATGTAGGGAAATCAACATTTATTAATGCTATCATACAACGTGTGTCAGGGGAAAAGGATGTAATTACAACCTCTCATTTTCCGGGAACAACGTTAGATTTAATTGAAATTCCTCTTGATGATGATAAAGCCATCTATGATACACCAGGGATAATAAATCATCACCAAATGGCGCACTATGTAAATAAAAATGAATTAAAAATTATAACTCCGCGCTCAGAAATAAAACCTAAAGTTTTTCAATTAAATGAGCGACAGACGTTGTTCTTTGGTGGCGTAGCACGTTTTGATTACGTAGCAGGGGGAAGACGAGCACTTATTTGTCACGTATCAAATCAACTAATCATTCACCGCACAAAGCTTGAAAAAGCGGATGAACTGTATAATCGTCAGAAGGGAGAGTTGTTAACACCACCTGGCAAAGAAGATATAGATAAGTTTCCACCACTGGTTGCTCATAACTTTTCAATAAAAGAAGAAAAAACAGATATTGTTTTTTCAGGATTAGGTTGGGTTACAGTAGAGGCTGGCGCACAGGTTGTTGCACACGTCCCTAAAGGTGTTAGTGTCATTACGCGTCCTTCGTTAATCTAG
- a CDS encoding YqeG family HAD IIIA-type phosphatase, producing the protein MLKLFLPDEHVNSIFDIDPIKLKDRGIKGIITDLDNTLVEWDRPDATPELIAWFKKVQQQGILLTIVSNNNEKRVKDFADPLGTPFIYEARKPMGRAFRRALTDMKLRGNEVVVIGDQILTDVLGGNRSGLHTILVVPVSQSDGVMTRINRSIERKLFAWMKRKGMLYWEE; encoded by the coding sequence TTGTTAAAGCTATTTTTACCTGATGAACATGTAAATTCTATATTTGATATTGACCCAATAAAACTAAAGGACCGGGGTATAAAAGGTATTATTACTGACCTTGACAATACGCTGGTGGAATGGGATCGACCTGATGCGACTCCGGAGCTAATTGCGTGGTTTAAGAAAGTACAGCAACAAGGGATTTTACTTACAATTGTTTCAAATAATAACGAAAAGCGTGTAAAAGACTTTGCCGACCCGTTAGGAACACCGTTCATTTATGAGGCGAGAAAGCCGATGGGACGAGCATTTAGACGGGCTCTAACTGACATGAAACTTCGTGGTAATGAGGTTGTTGTTATAGGTGATCAAATATTAACTGATGTACTTGGTGGAAATCGCAGTGGATTGCATACTATTCTAGTTGTACCCGTGTCACAATCAGATGGCGTCATGACAAGAATAAACCGATCTATTGAAAGAAAGCTGTTTGCGTGGATGAAACGTAAAGGGATGCTGTATTGGGAGGAATAA
- a CDS encoding M3 family oligoendopeptidase, with amino-acid sequence MTVKQYKETWDLDSIFPGGSESPQFAAHLQEVDKVITELSEQISSMKIPNDGSQSNELVSVLSTFQTAAKKVRQAGAFVSCLEAQNTKDIKAKAHRSRVTALSASLQTALSELDEKLTQINETVWENLLSANGLSEIAYILNERRRRATEKLSVKEEKLINSLAIDGYHAWGNLYDTIVSSIRISFESDEGISKEYSAGQAANVFSSGNRNRREKMFSKWQQAWDEKSEFFATALNHLAGFRLQVYKERGWNSVLQEPLDINRMSSQTLDAMWEAITAHKAVFVKYLNRKATLLGQDKLAWYDLGAPIASAESKVTYQEAAEFIIDQFAKFGPEMASFSKKAFEESWIEAEDRDGKRPGGFCTSFPESEQSRIFMTFSGSASNVSTLAHELGHAFHGFAMRDVHPLNRNYAMNVAETASTFAEMIVADAAVKHATDEEERLALLEDKIQRSVAFYMNIHARFLFETRFYEERKQGVVSTERLNDLMVEAQKEAYVDALSEYDPTFWSSKLHFYITGVPFYNFPYTFGYLFSLGIYARALESGAEFEDQYIALLKDTASMTVEDLANKHLGVDLTQREFWESAVKVTVTDVEEFLKLTEK; translated from the coding sequence GTGACAGTAAAACAGTACAAAGAAACTTGGGACCTAGATTCAATATTCCCTGGAGGTAGTGAATCGCCTCAATTTGCTGCCCACTTACAGGAAGTTGATAAAGTTATAACGGAGCTTAGCGAACAAATTAGTAGCATGAAAATACCAAACGATGGAAGCCAATCGAATGAACTAGTTAGTGTGTTATCTACTTTTCAAACGGCAGCGAAAAAAGTAAGACAAGCAGGTGCTTTTGTTAGTTGTTTAGAAGCGCAAAATACGAAAGATATTAAGGCTAAGGCACATAGAAGTCGTGTGACAGCATTAAGTGCAAGTTTACAAACGGCTCTTTCAGAACTTGATGAAAAACTAACACAGATAAATGAGACGGTTTGGGAAAACTTATTATCAGCTAATGGATTGTCAGAAATTGCTTATATTTTAAATGAACGCCGCCGTCGTGCTACGGAAAAGCTTTCCGTGAAGGAAGAAAAACTAATTAATAGTTTAGCTATTGATGGCTATCATGCTTGGGGAAACCTTTATGATACGATAGTTTCTAGTATTCGCATTTCATTCGAAAGTGATGAGGGGATTAGTAAAGAGTATTCTGCTGGTCAAGCGGCTAATGTATTTAGCAGTGGAAACCGTAATCGTCGTGAAAAAATGTTTAGTAAATGGCAACAAGCATGGGATGAGAAGTCAGAGTTCTTTGCAACTGCTTTAAACCATCTTGCTGGTTTTCGTTTGCAAGTATACAAAGAGCGTGGTTGGAACTCTGTTTTACAAGAGCCATTAGATATAAATCGCATGAGCTCACAAACTCTTGATGCGATGTGGGAGGCAATTACAGCACACAAAGCTGTTTTTGTTAAGTATTTAAATCGAAAAGCTACACTATTGGGACAAGATAAGTTAGCTTGGTATGATCTAGGAGCACCTATTGCTTCTGCAGAATCAAAGGTTACATATCAGGAAGCGGCTGAATTTATTATTGATCAGTTTGCAAAATTCGGTCCGGAAATGGCCAGTTTTTCCAAGAAAGCATTTGAAGAAAGCTGGATTGAAGCAGAAGACCGTGATGGAAAGAGACCAGGAGGTTTTTGTACTAGTTTTCCAGAGAGTGAGCAATCACGTATATTCATGACATTCTCAGGTTCAGCTTCAAATGTTTCAACCTTAGCGCATGAGCTAGGGCATGCATTTCATGGGTTTGCCATGAGGGATGTGCACCCGTTAAATAGAAATTATGCAATGAATGTTGCTGAAACAGCTTCTACTTTTGCGGAAATGATTGTTGCTGATGCTGCTGTTAAACATGCTACTGATGAAGAAGAGCGTCTAGCATTGTTAGAGGATAAAATTCAACGATCGGTCGCATTTTATATGAACATTCATGCGCGTTTCTTATTCGAGACAAGGTTTTATGAGGAAAGAAAGCAAGGCGTAGTTAGTACAGAACGTCTAAATGATTTGATGGTAGAGGCGCAAAAAGAGGCCTATGTTGATGCGTTAAGTGAGTATGATCCAACATTTTGGTCGTCAAAACTTCATTTTTATATTACTGGTGTACCGTTTTACAATTTCCCATATACATTTGGTTATTTATTCTCGCTAGGTATTTATGCAAGAGCATTAGAGAGTGGGGCAGAATTTGAGGATCAATATATTGCACTACTAAAGGATACTGCATCTATGACTGTGGAGGACTTAGCAAACAAGCATCTTGGTGTTGACTTAACACAGCGTGAGTTTTGGGAAAGTGCAGTGAAAGTAACGGTAACAGATGTTGAAGAGTTTTTAAAGCTAACGGAAAAATAA
- a CDS encoding sporulation histidine kinase inhibitor Sda, whose translation MRKLSDELLIESYYKALELKLSDEFIELIASEIRRRRLTHVILAS comes from the coding sequence ATGAGAAAATTATCAGACGAGCTTCTCATTGAATCTTATTACAAAGCACTTGAGTTAAAATTAAGTGATGAATTCATCGAGTTAATTGCTAGTGAAATTCGTCGACGTCGACTAACACACGTGATTTTAGCATCATAA
- a CDS encoding TIGR04053 family radical SAM/SPASM domain-containing protein — MFDRDFNKHPFIVIWELTRACQLACLHCRAEAQYKRDPRELTFKEGKKLIDEIYNDLGNPLLVFTGGDPLMRQDVYDIADYAIKKGVRVSMTPSATPNVTKEAIEKAKEVGLARWAFSLDGPTAEIHDHFRGTSGSFDLTMTSIQYLHELKIPIQINTVISRYNIDVLDEMAKLVEDLDCVLWSVFFLVPTGRGKDSDMISPVQHEKVFQWLYDLSKRVKFDIKTTAAQHYRRVVIQNKMRENKSKAEQIRYQDALMQGKTGQFDGLGRAPKGVNDGNGFVFVSHIGDVYPSGLLPVKAGNIRDSSLTEIYQNSPIFKELRNPDAFKGKCGVCEYRHVCGGSRSRAYAMTGDYMESEPFCVYIPKALRTKQSNIL; from the coding sequence CCAGTTAGCTTGTTTGCATTGTCGTGCAGAAGCGCAATACAAGAGAGATCCAAGAGAATTGACTTTTAAAGAAGGTAAAAAGCTAATTGATGAAATATACAATGACTTGGGTAACCCGCTTCTAGTTTTCACTGGTGGCGACCCATTAATGAGACAAGACGTATATGATATTGCTGATTATGCTATTAAAAAAGGCGTTCGTGTTTCAATGACACCTAGTGCCACGCCAAACGTTACAAAAGAGGCTATAGAGAAGGCGAAAGAGGTAGGTTTAGCACGCTGGGCATTTAGTCTAGATGGTCCAACTGCTGAAATTCATGATCATTTTAGGGGTACGAGTGGTTCATTTGATTTAACAATGACATCCATTCAATACTTACATGAATTGAAAATTCCTATTCAGATTAATACTGTTATTTCTCGTTACAACATCGATGTGTTAGATGAGATGGCAAAGCTTGTCGAGGATTTAGATTGTGTTCTATGGAGTGTGTTTTTCCTTGTACCGACTGGACGAGGGAAAGATTCTGATATGATTTCACCTGTACAGCATGAGAAGGTGTTTCAATGGCTATATGATTTAAGCAAGCGCGTGAAGTTTGACATTAAAACAACCGCAGCGCAGCATTATCGTAGAGTTGTTATTCAGAATAAGATGCGTGAGAACAAAAGTAAAGCAGAACAGATTCGCTATCAAGATGCGCTTATGCAAGGGAAAACAGGACAATTTGATGGACTTGGACGTGCGCCTAAAGGTGTTAATGATGGGAATGGTTTTGTATTTGTCTCTCATATTGGAGATGTATATCCAAGTGGACTGCTACCAGTAAAAGCTGGTAACATACGTGATTCATCCTTAACAGAAATATATCAAAATTCACCCATTTTTAAAGAGTTAAGAAACCCTGATGCATTTAAAGGAAAATGTGGTGTTTGCGAGTATCGACACGTATGTGGCGGCTCGCGTTCAAGAGCATACGCCATGACTGGGGATTATATGGAGAGTGAACCGTTTTGTGTTTATATTCCAAAGGCTTTACGAACTAAACAATCTAATATTTTATAG
- a CDS encoding cyclic nucleotide-binding domain-containing protein, whose product MTRLLGRTLKNFSLFSSLDTSQLQTIASFFTREIYEANSYVININDNIDRLYFVESGSIQIYATSKSDVGQSLFNIYAGDIYPLQELFGSSPFKTIAKAIEPTTVLTISMKDFESIMQHYPSLNMHIISMMQREINAYKNLIFQKVL is encoded by the coding sequence ATGACAAGGTTATTAGGAAGGACCTTGAAGAATTTTTCCTTGTTTTCTAGCTTAGATACGAGCCAACTCCAAACTATAGCTAGTTTTTTTACGAGAGAAATATACGAAGCAAACAGCTATGTAATCAATATAAACGATAACATTGACAGATTATACTTTGTTGAATCTGGGTCGATACAAATTTATGCCACATCTAAATCAGATGTAGGACAGTCTCTTTTTAACATTTATGCTGGAGATATTTATCCACTTCAAGAACTGTTTGGTAGTAGTCCGTTTAAAACAATTGCGAAGGCAATTGAACCAACCACTGTTCTCACTATTTCTATGAAAGACTTTGAGAGTATTATGCAGCATTATCCATCATTAAATATGCATATTATTTCTATGATGCAGCGCGAAATTAATGCATATAAAAACTTAATCTTTCAAAAAGTATTGTAA
- a CDS encoding Crp/Fnr family transcriptional regulator codes for MSGLFLQKLPIFHEIPLNTLNRIASCIQTVSYKKGEILFTEHDEAQGVCFIKSGIVRLTKGDSSGRELIVCIKKTGDIFAEACLFAEVGTTYPATAQMQTDGDILLLKTADLEDEMMKHPELGVVMVRYMSRQLRTFTDTLRDVALLDVHRKTISTLDRLANEFGTKIQSGVQIELPLTVQDFANMIGATRESVSRVFSRLKREKIIDVKEKKIIINNWCEFCTLYKLQHFA; via the coding sequence ATGAGTGGATTATTTCTACAGAAGCTTCCTATTTTCCATGAGATACCATTAAACACGTTAAACCGTATTGCAAGCTGCATTCAAACAGTTAGCTATAAAAAAGGAGAGATTTTGTTTACTGAACATGATGAAGCACAGGGAGTCTGCTTTATTAAGTCCGGTATTGTTAGGTTAACAAAAGGAGATAGTTCTGGCCGCGAGCTTATAGTGTGTATAAAAAAAACTGGAGATATTTTTGCAGAGGCTTGTTTGTTCGCAGAAGTAGGGACAACCTATCCCGCGACTGCACAAATGCAAACCGATGGTGACATACTGCTACTTAAAACTGCTGATCTTGAGGATGAGATGATGAAACACCCAGAGCTTGGTGTAGTAATGGTTCGGTATATGAGTAGACAATTGCGAACATTTACAGATACTCTTCGGGATGTAGCTTTGCTTGATGTTCATAGAAAAACTATCTCAACATTAGATAGGTTAGCTAACGAATTCGGTACAAAAATACAATCTGGTGTGCAAATTGAGTTACCCCTAACTGTACAGGATTTTGCTAATATGATTGGTGCCACACGTGAAAGTGTGAGTCGTGTATTTTCGCGATTAAAAAGGGAAAAAATAATCGACGTTAAAGAAAAGAAGATTATCATTAATAACTGGTGTGAGTTTTGTACGCTGTATAAATTGCAGCATTTTGCATGA
- the ric gene encoding iron-sulfur cluster repair di-iron protein has translation MTTFTEQSRVGDIVTIFPKASDIFKANRIDFCCGGNKPISEACEERGVDASEILNTLNTLIAAYEESDDRDINWAEKSNADIIDYVVTRHHQFLYEELPNLSPYITKVFRVHGGHHPHLVKVHTYYNQLKTELEQHLMQEETKLFPSILAYDEANNAESKTNIAKLITDMEQEHDEAGDLLKKLREVTNDYTLPPGACRTYQTVYKRLEDLESDMFAHVHLENNVLFKRFV, from the coding sequence ATGACAACATTTACTGAACAATCAAGAGTGGGCGATATCGTTACTATATTCCCTAAAGCTAGTGATATATTTAAGGCGAATCGAATTGATTTTTGCTGCGGTGGTAATAAACCTATTTCAGAAGCGTGTGAAGAACGAGGTGTCGATGCATCAGAAATATTAAACACATTGAACACTCTTATTGCAGCGTATGAAGAATCAGATGATCGTGATATAAATTGGGCAGAGAAAAGCAATGCAGATATTATTGATTATGTTGTTACGCGCCATCACCAATTTTTATATGAAGAACTTCCAAATTTAAGTCCTTATATAACAAAAGTATTTCGAGTCCATGGAGGACACCATCCTCATTTAGTGAAAGTTCACACTTATTACAACCAGTTAAAAACTGAGCTTGAGCAGCACTTAATGCAAGAAGAAACAAAATTATTCCCTTCCATTTTAGCATATGACGAAGCGAACAATGCAGAGTCAAAGACTAATATCGCTAAGTTAATTACTGATATGGAACAAGAACATGATGAGGCTGGTGACTTACTAAAAAAATTAAGAGAAGTTACAAACGATTATACATTACCTCCTGGCGCTTGCCGAACATACCAAACAGTTTATAAGCGCTTAGAAGATCTAGAATCGGATATGTTTGCTCACGTTCATTTAGAGAATAATGTTCTTTTCAAAAGATTTGTATAA
- a CDS encoding MoeB/ThiF family adenylyltransferase — protein sequence MHDRYSRQTLFNHIGQEGQSNLKKGHVLLIGAGALGTANAEMLVRGGIGKLTIVDRDYVEWSNLQRQQLYSEEDAENRLPKVVAAAQRLNKLNSDVIINPIIKDVGVQELEDLIADADVILDATDNFETRLIINDVAIKFNKPWVYGACVGSFGLMFTILPNETPCLQCLLGKVPLQGMTCDTVGIIAPAVQMVAAHQTAEVLKILVKDFKALNRKLISFDLWKNLYTAVNVIKIKSESCPSCGNNRTYPNIQFENQVRAVALCGRDTVQIRPPQSLNIELSKLNDTFIKSGFKTEQNPYLLSVLTPPYRIVVFRDGRMLVHGTNDLAKAKALYHRYIG from the coding sequence ATGCACGATCGTTATTCAAGACAGACATTATTTAATCATATAGGGCAAGAAGGACAATCCAATCTTAAAAAGGGACATGTACTATTAATCGGGGCGGGTGCACTTGGAACAGCTAATGCGGAGATGCTCGTTAGAGGTGGTATTGGTAAACTGACTATCGTTGATCGTGATTACGTGGAATGGAGCAACCTCCAAAGACAACAGTTATATAGTGAAGAGGATGCTGAGAATAGATTACCCAAGGTGGTCGCCGCTGCACAGCGCCTTAATAAACTGAATTCAGATGTAATTATTAATCCGATAATCAAGGATGTAGGGGTACAAGAATTAGAAGATTTAATTGCTGATGCTGATGTTATTCTTGATGCAACAGATAACTTCGAAACACGATTAATTATAAATGATGTTGCCATTAAGTTTAACAAGCCTTGGGTTTATGGGGCGTGTGTAGGAAGCTTTGGATTAATGTTTACCATTTTACCTAACGAAACCCCATGTTTACAGTGTTTGTTAGGGAAAGTGCCTTTACAAGGAATGACGTGTGACACGGTCGGTATTATTGCGCCCGCTGTACAAATGGTAGCAGCCCATCAAACAGCAGAGGTATTAAAAATTCTTGTAAAAGATTTTAAAGCATTAAATCGTAAACTAATTTCATTTGATTTATGGAAGAACTTATATACAGCTGTGAACGTTATAAAAATAAAATCAGAATCTTGTCCATCATGTGGAAACAATCGGACATACCCTAATATACAGTTCGAAAACCAAGTAAGGGCAGTTGCATTGTGTGGTCGAGACACTGTGCAAATTCGACCCCCACAATCACTTAACATTGAGCTTAGTAAATTGAATGATACATTTATAAAAAGTGGGTTTAAGACTGAACAGAATCCATATTTACTATCTGTATTGACTCCGCCTTATCGAATTGTTGTTTTTCGCGATGGACGTATGTTAGTTCACGGGACAAACGACCTTGCAAAAGCGAAAGCACTATATCACCGCTATATTGGATAA